A genomic stretch from Lathyrus oleraceus cultivar Zhongwan6 chromosome 2, CAAS_Psat_ZW6_1.0, whole genome shotgun sequence includes:
- the LOC127122292 gene encoding uncharacterized protein LOC127122292 — translation MDWLPKHPPHFMKRMRDPFENSMKAKKARLGESTGSRPPAPLTGSPSKSIPLSRSVKIKPIASSLPQTTPVYTSSETPPLTTRTSNLPLLKFNLATTTLPVFEAKMLNETTSPSSSSSPQSPPYYVLSSDNEPSDPQSPTLAQLQARALASQQPSHSKPEPEITSPPPEHPNPTTSKQPQTPPHAQQQNPPPEQPIHSPSEPNSQPKQTTPPPSAIPTPQTSVASITPTLNLGDTNPPSPSSPTSSTEPEIAFPTFEEAIKVFAKSSVEKIKDAGIRLQDCLARKAKEHARKEAEEKVHLEEEQRIREAEEKVSTEVAAAEAKAKAKAEAEEAACVAIEEAAKAKADALTQGEHSNSGFSPLVLKTLEELQNEQQVARARLDQQDSVNINIQNMLSQLLQRMPLPQTLRHLGYLFVASSSDVFSYFLIYALCAAYLYLFFYAI, via the exons ATGGACTGGCTACCTAAGCATCCACCAcacttcatgaagaggatgcgagaTCCCTTTGAGAATTCCATGAAGGCAAAGAAAGCAAGACTGGGAGAATCCACTGGGTCAAGACCTCCAGCCCCCCTGACTGGCTCTCCAAGTAAGTCTATACCTCTCTCCCGCTCTGTTAAAATAAAACCtattgcttcttctcttccccaaaccacTCCAGTATACACCTCATCTGAAACACCTCCCTTAACCACCAGAACCTCTAACCTACCCTTACTTAAATTCAACCTTGCTACCACCACACTACCCGTTTTTGAAGCAAAAATGTTGAATGAAACTacctcaccatcatcatcatcctcaCCCCAATCCCCACCATACTATGTTCTCTCCTCTGATAATGAACCATCTGACCCTCAATCCCCCACTCTGGCTCAGCTACAAGCTCGTGCTCTAGCCTCTCAACAGCCATCACACTCTAAACCTGAACCAGAAATCACTTCCCCACCCCCTGAACATCCAAATCCAACTACATCTAAACAGCCTCAAACACCACCACATGCACAACAACAAAATCCACCTCCTGAACAACCAATCCATTCGCCATCTGAACCAAATTCACAACCTAAACAAACAACACCGCCCCCCTCTGCCATTCCCACACCACAAACCTCCGTTGCCTCCATCACTCCCACTCTCAATCTTGGTGACACCAATCCACCTTCTCCATCCTCCCCAACCTCTTCCACTGAACCAGAAATAGCCTTTCCTACCTTTGAAGAAGCAATAAAAGTTTTTGCAAAGTCTTCAGTAGAGAAGATCAA agatgctggTATAAGGCTCCAAGATTGCCTGGCCAGAAAAGCTAAGGAACATGCTAGgaaggaagcagaagagaaagTGCACCTGGAAGAAGAACAGCGGATCAGAGAAGCAGAAGAAAAAGTTTCTACTGAAGTTGCTGCTGCTGAGGCTAAGGCTAAAGCTAAAGCCGAAGCTGAAGAAGCAGCATGTGTTGCTATAGAGGAAGCTGCCAAGGCCAAAGctgatgctctgactcagggggagcactCCAACTCTGGGTTTTCCCCTTTGGTCTTGAAGACTCTGGAGGAGCTACAAAATGAACAACAAGTGGCTCGAGCTAGGCTAGATCAACAGGACTCGGTTAACatcaacattcagaacatgttgtcTCAGCTACTTCAAAGGATGCCTCTGccccaaacccttaggcacctaggctaTTTGTTTGTTGCTTCTTCTTCTGATGTTTTTTCTTACTTTCTGATCTATGCCCTATGTGCTGCTTATCTGTACTTGTTTTTCTATGCTATATAA